A window of Venenivibrio stagnispumantis genomic DNA:
GTATTTTTTCGGCATATTCTTTGTCATATTTTTGGAGTTCTTCCCAAAGTTCTTGGTTATTTTTTTCATATAATTTTTTTCTGATTTCCCAATTTCCTGCCGGTGCTTCTGACATACCAAATAATGCAAGTTGTAAATAAAGCCATGTTCCACCGGATACTATAACATTTTTATTTTTTATATTTTTTATAACATTATCAAAATAATCTACAAAATCTTTTGCCGTAAAGTTATAAGAAGGCTCTACAATATCTATAAGATGGTGTGGTATATTTTCCATTTCTTCCATAGTAGGTTTGGCAGTACCTATATCCATATATTTATAAACCATCATAGAATCTGCACTTATAATTTCAGCGTCTATCTGTTTTGCAAGTTGTATTGATAATTTTGTTTTACCGGTTGCTGTTGCTCCGGTTATCACAATTATATTTTTCATTAACACCTCTTATTTATGATATAATTTTTTATTAAAAATAATATATTATCGGAGAATTTGAAAAAAATGCAAAAGAAAGGGGCTAAAACTTCTGTTGAAAAAGCTCTTGATTTGATCGAAGCATTAAAAGAGCATTATAAGCTTGGTGTTACCGATTTAAGTAATATTCTCGGTTTAAACAAAAATAATGTTTTTAGATTATTGGCTACTCTTCAAGTTAAAGGATTTATAGAGCAAGATGAAAGCGGAGATTATAAACTTGGTGTTAAAACTTTATCTTTGGAATATGCTTATATAAAAAATCTTGCCTTTTTTGACACAGTAAGACCATTTATAAAAAAATTAAGAGATGAGCTAAATGAAACCGTATATCTTTCAGTTTTGCATAATAATGATTTAATATACATATATAACAAAGAAAGTAAATCTTCGGTTTTGGTAAATTCAAGAGTAGCAAAAAGATACAATGCGGAAAAAACAGCAGCCGGTAGAGCCATTTTAAGAGGTAAAAAAGAAACAGGTGATATATATGAAATAGATATAGAAGGAGCAGAACCGGAAGTATCTGAAGTAGCAACGGTAATAAGAGATGAAACCGGTCATGTAATATCAGGTTTATCAGTAGTAGCTCCAATCAGCAGATTAAACCAAACCAATGCAGAAGGCATTATAAAGGATAAATTATTAAAAACAGCAAGAGAAATTAATCATATGTTAAATATAGTTTTACCTTAATTATTCGATATTGTATCTTTCTTTAAATAAATCTATAAAAGTATTGGTTAAAACAATAACAACTGGAGCTATGAATATACCGAGTATTCCAAAAAAGTTAATACCACCTAAAATCGTAAAAAATAAAATCATAGGATGAATATCTACATGGCTACTGACCACAACAGGTCTTATAATATTATCAACCAAACTTATTACAAATGTTCCATATAAAAAGAAGATAATTCCGGCTAAAATTCCCTTACTAAAAAATACCATAAAAGCAACCGGAATCCAAACAAGAGAAGCTCCTCCAAAAGGTATAAATGCAGCAATAAATGTCAAGAATCCAAGAAATAAACTATATTTAATACCGGCAACGAAATATCCTATAAATCCGAGGGTTGCTTGGGCTATTGCAACAGCAACAGAGCCAAGAATAACTCCTTTAATTGCAACATAAGATTTATAAAATAAAAAATCTTTTTCTTTTGGTCTAAGTGGTATTACAGAGTATATTCTTTTATATAATTTATCCCCATCTTTAAATAAAAAGAAAACAGTAATAATCATTAAAAATATCTCTATTATAAAAATCGTTATATTAGTAGCAAAAATTTTTCCTTTTTCAAACAAAAATACGGATAAATAACCGAAAACATTTTTTA
This region includes:
- a CDS encoding AI-2E family transporter; translation: MFSDFEKIGNIFFLLSFLSFLLISYFIFEPFLEVIVLSIIVVLIFYPLYQKINNKIKKDWLSSLIATFIVAFTFLVPISILILFLSKEIIELIPSIEQNLSNPQQLIQSILSIPIISQIYQKYGSVEIDIYQIIKNVFGYLSVFLFEKGKIFATNITIFIIEIFLMIITVFFLFKDGDKLYKRIYSVIPLRPKEKDFLFYKSYVAIKGVILGSVAVAIAQATLGFIGYFVAGIKYSLFLGFLTFIAAFIPFGGASLVWIPVAFMVFFSKGILAGIIFFLYGTFVISLVDNIIRPVVVSSHVDIHPMILFFTILGGINFFGILGIFIAPVVIVLTNTFIDLFKERYNIE
- a CDS encoding IclR family transcriptional regulator, which codes for MQKKGAKTSVEKALDLIEALKEHYKLGVTDLSNILGLNKNNVFRLLATLQVKGFIEQDESGDYKLGVKTLSLEYAYIKNLAFFDTVRPFIKKLRDELNETVYLSVLHNNDLIYIYNKESKSSVLVNSRVAKRYNAEKTAAGRAILRGKKETGDIYEIDIEGAEPEVSEVATVIRDETGHVISGLSVVAPISRLNQTNAEGIIKDKLLKTAREINHMLNIVLP